A section of the Triticum dicoccoides isolate Atlit2015 ecotype Zavitan chromosome 7A, WEW_v2.0, whole genome shotgun sequence genome encodes:
- the LOC119331840 gene encoding pentatricopeptide repeat-containing protein At1g71490-like, with amino-acid sequence MSAAAAHPPSPWPPPPPPPAPTGPDSLTSLLGSLSTPSAARLLPCPVLAFSQLRRLLPSPHLLLRPIISLLHLHGSSPRLGLQLHALSLSLGLSRDPLLLRRLVSLYCSHPSLLPDAASLAAGSACPVPYNILMSSCLAHGLPRQALAAYQQMLGSAAVTPDAFTYPSVLHACAEARDLAMGRAVHTHAAAAGMDGHLFFQNALVSMYAKCGDLVAARRVFDGMGHKDVVSWNSMISAYATAGQWEEAVELFQKMRDEEAEVNSVTWNTIAGVYIKMRDHKAAVALIREMVRGGAEVDFVTVVIGLNACSRVGWLRLGKEIHGLAVRMCCDGEQSVSNALITMYARCKDMDCAHRLFTMLGCPGVVTWNTMIASFALSDGAEEASRFLREMVSTGVQPNYVTVVTYLALCARIANLQHGRELHTHIVKHGFKGYRLLWNSLIDMYSKSGRLSVAQNVFDTMEDRDMISYTSMIAGYGMQGKGSVALRLFDQMIDSGIEPDSIIMVTVLSACSHSGLVTQGEELFDKMTSSYGIKPQTEHYTCMVDLYARAGLLEKAEGMLNRSSFIPTPAMWAALVGACHDRGNIIIGERAARRLLEMRTENAGHYVLIANMYAAAGCWDELAEVRKLMRDSGVMKAPGLAWADLGNGFTPFLVGDRSNPLAPEIYEVLDELSEQMKDINSCSDLEMVEGLIE; translated from the coding sequence ATGTCCGCCGCGGCGGCGCACccgccatcgccatggccgccgccgccacctccgccggCGCCGACTGGACCCGACTCCCTCACCTCCCTTCTCGGCTCCCTCTCCACCCCCtccgccgcgcgcctcctcccctgccCCGTCCTCGCCTTCTCccagctccgccgcctcctcccctctccccacctcctcctccgccccatcatctccctcctccaccTCCACGGCTCCAGCCCCCGGCTGGGCCTGCAGCTGCACGCGCTGTCCCTCTCCCTCGGCCTCTCCCGGGacccgctcctcctccgccgcctcgtctCGCTCTACTGCTCCCACCCCTCCCTGCTGCCggacgccgcctccctcgccgccggcTCCGCCTGCCCCGTCCCCTACAACATCCTCATGTCCTcgtgcctcgcccacggcctcccgCGCCAGGCCCTCGCCGCCTACCAGCAGATGCTCGGCAGCGCCGCGGTCACCCCCGACGCCTTCACCTACCCTTCCGTCCTCCACGCCTGCGCCGAGGCCCGGGACCTCGCGATGGGCCGGGCGGTGCACACGCACGCCGCGGCCGCCGGGATGGACGGGCACCTGTTCTTCCAGAACGCGCTGGTGTCCATGTACGCCAAGTGCGGGGACCTGGTTGCTGCGCGAAGGGTGTTCGACGGAATGGGGCACAAGGATGTCGTGTCATGGAACTCGATGATCTCGGCGTATGCTACGGCCGGGCAATGGGAAGAAGCGGTGGAGCTGTTTCAGAAGATGCGAGACGAGGAGGCAGAGGTGAACTCGGTCACGTGGAACACGATCGCTGGGGTGTACATTAAGATGCGCGACCATAAGGCAGCGGTTGCGCTGATCAGGGAGATGGTAAGGGGTGGAGCAGAGGTGGATTTCGTGACAGTGGTGATTGGGCTGAACGCGTGCTCGCGGGTTGGCTGGCTGAGGCTCGGGAAGGAGATCCATGGATTGGCAGTACGCATGTGCTGTGACGGGGAACAGAGTGTCAGCAATGCCTTGATCACCATGTATGCCAGGTGCAAGGATATGGATTGCGCTCACAGGCTGTTTACAATGCTGGGGTGCCCTGGTGTGGTGACATGGAATACGATGATAGCTAGTTTTGCATTGTCAGATGGGGCAGAAGAGGCTTCCAGATTTCTTCGTGAAATGGTATCTACTGGCGTACAGCCTAATTATGTCACTGTTGTCACCTATCTTGCCCTCTGCGCCCGTATTGCAAATCTGCAACATGGGCGGGAGCTTCACACCCACATTGTTAAGCACGGGTTTAAAGGATATCGATTGCTGTGGAACTCTCTTATTGACATGTACTCCAAGTCAGGCAGGCTCTCTGTAGCGCAAAATGTCTTTGATACCATGGAGGACCGTGATATGATATCCTACACTTCAATGATAGCAGGATACGGGATGCAAGGGAAAGGATCAGTTGCGCTAAGGCTTTTCGACCAGATGATTGATAGTGGGATTGAGCCAGACAGCATTATCATGGTCACCGTCCTCTCTGCTTGCAGCCACTCTGGACTTGTGACTCAAGGAGAAGAGCTTTTTGACAAGATGACCAGTTCATATGGTATAAAGCCCCAGACAGAGCATTATACTTGCATGGTTGATCTATATGCGCGTGCTGGCCTATTAGAAAAGGCAGAAGGGATGCTCAATCGGAGCTCTTTCATTCCAACCCCCGCGATGTGGGCAGCGTTAGTTGGGGCTTGTCATGACAGGGGTAACATAATAATTGGTGAAAGGGCAGCAAGGAGACTCTTGGAGATGAGGACAGAGAATGCTGGTCACTATGTTCTAATTGCCAACATGTATGCAGCTGCAGGTTGTTGGGATGAGCTAGCAGAAGTCAGGAAGCTGATGCGAGACTCAGGTGTCATGAAAGCACCTGGGTTGGCATGGGCTGATCTCGGTAATGGGTTTACCCCTTTTTTGGTTGGAGATAGGTCAAACCCTCTAGCACCAGAGATCTATGAAGTTTTGGATGAACTATCGGAGCAAATGAAGGATATAAATAGCTGCAGTGATCTAGAAATGGTAGAGGGACTCATAGAGTAA
- the LOC119331268 gene encoding uncharacterized protein LOC119331268 has translation MSFSDTCLVTMRGSILYSSFRRISQGHPPKSSGFHRSSPLAAQRFGRSKRWIATSDGLPGEKMMLVNDLVCPVKYFTEEVPLLEPLDGNILLKTVGGPRGKTLVAWKAGKTIRSLPELIAAYQLHGCTLGNRLRLENLKISRSSGRFVLIDTEEIGPTEKKGIFIQDWNLGGDVLDTIARRVLGVGTPYPKDLEKYINNMRSAEPKLWRLLYNSLFLSPEARYWLRVYVNQMSREDFESLSRDMKHKMQKFFGELPYQGGVEEEGSLKWLSVNEEFIRATPAESRKDAQNRVTGPNYLSTEKARKRDLGRWLVCVNRDGLTHGTKTKAKHLKEIKRFMLTAQNISQLLHVEFDELDQTYIDLCDEYNELRELLSIEGIFFETPETWRTAIEALEKDIQAVRELKEKNLVLLT, from the exons ATGTCTTTTTCAGATACCTGTCTTGTAACCATGAGAGGCAGCATCTTATACTCTTCATTTCGGAGGATTTCCCAGGGCCACCCACCCAAGTCCAGTGGATTTCACAGGTCATCTCCACTGGCTGCTCAGAGGTTTGGGCGGTCCAAAAGATGGATTGCTACATCCGATGGTTTACCCGGTGAAAAGAT GATGCTTGTGAATGATTTAGTTTGCCCGGTCAAGTATTTCACGGAGGAAGTTCCACTGCTTGAACCCTTAGACGGCAATATTCTCTTGAAGACCGTTGGAGGACCCAGAGGAAAGACACTGGTTGCATGGAAAGCGGGGAAAACCATCAGAAGTCTGCCAGAGCTGATTGCAGCATATCAATTGCATGGATGTACACTGGGCAACCGTCTCCGGTTAGAGAACTTAAAGATTTCTCGGTCTTCAGGGAGGTTTGTTCTTATAGACACTGAAGAAATTGGTCCCACTGAGAAGAAGGGAATCTTCATACAGGACTGGAACCTGGGTGGAGATGTCCTTGATACGATTGCTAGGAGAGTTTTGGGTGTGGGTACCCCTTACCCCAAGGACCTTGAGAAATACATCAACAATATGCGGTCAGCGGAACCTAAACTTTGGCGTCTTCTGTACAATTCATTGTTTTTATCCCCAGAAGCCCGCTATTGGCTAAGAGTCTATGTTAATCAGATGTCCCGAGAAGACTTCGAATCCCTCTCCAGAGACATGAAGCATAAGATGCAAAAGTTCTTTGGAGAGCTACCTTATCAaggaggagtggaggaggagggctCGCTGAAATGGCTGTCAGTAAATGAGGAATTCATCCGTGCTACGCCCGCTGAGTCAAGGAAGGATGCACAAAATAGGGTTACTGGTCCTAACTATTTGAGCACTGAGAAGGCCAGGAAAAGAGACTTGGGGAGATGGCTGGTCTGTGTCAACCGCGACGGTTTGACACATGGGACAAAGACCAAGGCGAAACACCTCAAAGAGATCAAACGATTTATGCTCACTGCACAAAACATATCGCAGCTGCTACATGTGGAGTTTGATGAGCTGGACCAGACATACATTGATCTGTGCGACGAGTATAATGAGCTGCGGGAGCTCCTCAGCATCGAAGGGATATTCTTCGAGACCCCAGAGACCTGGAGGACTGCCATTGAAGCACTCGAGAAGGATATTCAGGCAGTGCGGGAACTAAAAGAGAAGAATTTGGTGCTGCTGACATAG
- the LOC119333845 gene encoding uncharacterized protein LOC119333845, whose translation MEAISISRMPAPSLRLELPVSREDKRLDFLPFYERGSGSGGHSKILCVDAPSCPHVLRPLQRQQRLAVASAPAAASAVRCYALIHDEGDPVLVVSSAKTSGVGTHCFNTSTNRWFKAGRWTLPFVGRAERVSELDNLWFGIGAGWPYDLCAMDLYSLRAGAGAEAPGLAYSWGDLSLPDDWVMMDCSMVYLGGGRFCVAKIFEFRVGDDRLGMGAVISGLEVVRRGEPSKLVMVKHKSKFYKFTREY comes from the exons ATGGAGGCCATCTCCATCTCCAGGATGCCCGCGCCCAGCCTGAGGCTGGAGCTCCCCGTCTCCAGGGAGGACAAGAGGCTGGATTTCCTGCCTTTCTACGagcgcggcagcggcagcggcgggcaCAGCAAGATCCTCTGCGTCGACGCACCGTCCT GCCCTCATGTACTGCGGCCCCTCCAGCGGCAGCAAAGGCTGGCGGTGGCATCAgctcccgccgccgcctccgccgtcagGTGCTACGCGCTCATCCACGACGAAGGCGACCCCGTCCTCGTCGTCTCGTCCGCCAAGACGAGCGGCGTTGGCACCCACTGCTTCAACACCTCCACCAACAGGTGGTTCAAGGCCGGACGCTGGACGCTGCCGTTCGTCGGCCGCGCCGAGCGCGTCAGCGAGCTCGACAACCTCTGGTTTGGCATCGGCGCCGGCTGGCCCTACGACCTGTGCGCGATGGACCTCTACTCCctccgcgccggcgccggcgccgaggCTCCGGGGCTGGCGTACAGCTGGGGAGACCTTAGCCTGCCGGACGACTGGGTGATGATGGACTGCAGCATGGTGTACCTGGGCGGCGGCAGGTTCTGCGTCGCCAAAATCTTTGAGTTCCGCGTCGGCGATGACCGGTTGGGGATGGGCGCTGTCATCTCTGGCTTGGAGGTGGTGCGCCGCGGCGAGCCATCCAAACTCGTGATGGTCAAGCACAAGTCCAAGTTCTACAAGTTTACCAGGG AGTACTAG